The Campylobacter armoricus sequence TATAGGCTTTATTTTATTAAAGAAATACTACAATAGTTTTATTAATCCAAATCTGCTGTCTAATTTAAGTAATTTATTATTGTAATGTTGCTTATTAAATTTCAAAATAGAATCATATATATTAACTATTAAGTCTTGTTTTACTAGAATATCCATAATTAAAACAATGAAAATGATAAATGGCAAAAAATAACCATTTTAAAAAATAAAAAACAATGTTTTAATATAATAATTAACATAATAAATTTTATAATCAAAAGCTATCAAAAATAAAAAGGAATATAATGTATGATTTTTCATCTTTAAATGAAAGTAATAAGAAAATATATAATGATTTTTTAATTAACATTTGTTCTGATAATTCACCTCTCAATCAAAATGGTAGTGAAATAGATTTGGGATATATTTTTGAAAATGAGATTAATAAATTGCTAAGAGATTTGAATTTTACAAATAATTATGAATTTTTTAACCATGAAAAAACAAATATGTATGGCAGGACTGATTTTCAATACGGTAATACTATAATTGAGTATAAAAAATATGGCTTACTAAAGAAAAAAATTAAATCAAAAACATCTAATATAAATACCGAACAATATCAAACGCAAAACTATTTAAAAGATCCAAAATTTAGTGGTTTTAAAATGTATGGTTTTTTATTTGACGGAGTATATATATACATATATACCAAAGATGAAAACAATGCTATAACCTACGATGCTACAAATAGCGGAAAACTTACAAGAAAAAACTTAGATATTTTAATAAAAACTCTTTTTGGTTCGGGTATTATCCATATTTCACCTACAAATTTAAAAAGAGATTTTGGAATAGTTAGTGCCACTACAAATCAAATTTTAGACAACGATGAAGTAAGAAATTTAGCAAAATATCTTTTTACAATTTTAAAAGATGAAAGCAAATTAAATTCACGCACTTTATTACTTTATAGCGAATGGGAAAAACTATTTCGCTTGGCTGAAAACGATAACGGGCAGCATCAAGATATAATTGATAGGCGAGAAATTTTTAGTAAAATATTTGATGAGCTTATAGAAAAAGATAGCGAATATAAAGCCTTTTTTGCACTTCACACCACGCTTAGTATTATTATCAAATTGCTTTTAGTTCGTATTGTTAATGATATGCCAAAAATTATTTCTCCGCTTGATTTAGATGAACTTTATCAAACAAGTAACTTAAAAAAGATACAAGAGTTTTTTACAAAAATGGAACAAGGAAACTATTTTAATAAAATAGGTATTATAAATTTAACCGATAATGACTTCTTTTCTTGGTATGTGAAAGAGAGTTTTACAACACAATTAAAAGAAATAATGCAAAAGTTAATCTTTAAAATTTGCTCGTATGAAAATATCTATATAGCTAAAAATACCGCTATGCTTGATATGTTTAAGGAGCTTTATTTAAACTTTATACCAAAAGTAGTTCGCCATAGTTTTGGTGAGTATTACACGCCATATTGGTTAGCTGAGCGAACGCTACTATCAGCTACAAATGGTGATAAAAATTTAAAAAAGCGGAGCTTTATTGATCCAAATTGTGGCAGTGGAACATTTTTATCAGTGTTTTTTAATCATAAATATAAGGATTTAAAAGATAAAATTGATTTTAAAGAGTATGTAAAAGATATAGTAGGCGTTGATATAAATCCTATTGCCGTGTTAATGGCAAGAGCAAATGTGTTAATATCAGGACTTAAAAAATGCAACTTCAATCTAAACGAAAAATATGAAATACCAGTATATTTAGCAGATAGTCTTTATGTGCCAAATTTAATAGAAATTGATAAAGTGCCTTGTTTTAATTATGAACTTTATACGACAGGACTTCAAAGGGCTTTTGATATAAACTCCATAAAGATAACCTTACCAAAAGAGTTAGTTTTAATGCCAAATTTTATGGATATTATAAATGAAGTTGAAAAGCATATTATAAGGTTAGATGAAAAAGGGGCTTTAAAAGTTTTTGAAAATGCTTATACCCCTATCAAAGAAAGCAAAGAATTAAATGCTAAGATAAAGGAAAATATCGCAAATTTAATCAAATTTGAAAAAGAAAAACTAAACTCTATATGGCTAAAAATATTTTCAAACTATTTTAGAGTAGCAAGTTATGAGAAATTTGACTATATTATAGGTAATCCTGCTTGGGTGCAGTGGTCGGTATTGCCTGAAAATTATAGAGCTAATATAAAACAAAATATGCGTATAGAAGGACTTTTTTCTAATGATAGAAATGTAGGTGGAAATAATCTAAATATATGTGCCTTAATAGCAAATAAGTGCTGTGAACGATGGTTAAACGATAATGGAACATTTTGTTTTTTAATGCCAAAATCAATTTTATTTAATAAATCATTTGAGGGATTTAGAAATTTAAAAATAAATGGTGATGAACAATTATATTTTAACGAATTTATAGATTTTAGCAATAAAAATACAGGTGAAATATTTGAAGGTGTTGGAATTGATTTTTGTGCATTTAAAATCTCTAAAAATCCTTTAAAAGACAAAACTGTAGTACCATTGTTAAGCTATATTAAAAAAAACAATAATATTTATATAACACATAATGATGATTGGCAAAAAGCAAAAAAAAGTTTTGAAGAGCATAATAATTTTGCTATTACATTAAACACGGAACTAAATAATAATTTTTTGATAGTAAAACATTTATCAAGAGCTAAATATCTACAAAGTTTAATTGGAAAATGTGAATATCAATTCAGAAAAGGCGTTAGTGTACCATATCAAATGAGAGTTGAATTTAAAGGGTTAAGAAATAAAAAAATAGGTATTTTTCACCCTTATACTAAACACGGTAATAAATTAAAAGTTGATAAAAATAAAACAATAGAACTGGAATTAAAATATATAAAACCTTTTATAACCGCACCTATGCTTAAAAATAACGGATTTCATTGGGAAAACTCTTACGCTATTTGCCCTTATGCAATTAATTCAAAAAAACCTTTGTCAAAAGATGAGCTTAAAAAATTAGCACCACTTATTTATCATTATTTAGATAGCATAGACGATGAACTCGGAGGCGGAAGTAGATTTAACAAAAGGGTACAAAGCTTTAATGAAAACTATGGTATTTTACGGATGGGAAGTTATGTTTGGGGTAATCAATTTGTTTGCATCCGCGATAATACTTGTCTAGCACCAAATCACATAAATACCATAAATACTGATTGGAATAGGAGTATAATACCTTTATTTGATAACCATATAAGTTATATCAGCGAAACAACTGATAATAACGGAAAAACAAAATATATAAGCTTTCATGAAGCACAATATATATTAAAAAAACTAAAAAATAAAGCAGTAAATGAAATAATTATAAACTCACAAGATAGCAGAAGTATATCATCAAGATTGCCAATAAAAATTGAAAAATATTAGGAATTTATATGACTTGATATTTTTAAATAAAATAAATTAAAATCTTATTTAAGATCTCTTTTATAACTTAATATGTTCAAAGTTATACCTATATTATTTTGATAATGTATATAAATTAGAGCTTATCTATTTTATAAAATAATCACTTCTTAAATTTATTATCTAATAAATTACTATTCATTTGTTGAGCAAAATCATGATATTTATTTTGTAAAATTATAATAAAAATACATAAGATAATTATTTAAATATTTTTAGGTATACATAAAAAATTACAAATCATAAATTAAAATAATCTCAAAAAAAATCATTTTTTTCTATGAGCCTCGCAGAGAATATTTTGCTATTTATATTTATGTGAAATAAAATCAAAAAATATTGTAAATTTTATTATCAAATATAATCAAAACTTTCAAAGAAATTAGCTTCAATAATTTTTAGATTATTATAAGAAAAATAAA is a genomic window containing:
- a CDS encoding SAM-dependent DNA methyltransferase; the encoded protein is MYDFSSLNESNKKIYNDFLINICSDNSPLNQNGSEIDLGYIFENEINKLLRDLNFTNNYEFFNHEKTNMYGRTDFQYGNTIIEYKKYGLLKKKIKSKTSNINTEQYQTQNYLKDPKFSGFKMYGFLFDGVYIYIYTKDENNAITYDATNSGKLTRKNLDILIKTLFGSGIIHISPTNLKRDFGIVSATTNQILDNDEVRNLAKYLFTILKDESKLNSRTLLLYSEWEKLFRLAENDNGQHQDIIDRREIFSKIFDELIEKDSEYKAFFALHTTLSIIIKLLLVRIVNDMPKIISPLDLDELYQTSNLKKIQEFFTKMEQGNYFNKIGIINLTDNDFFSWYVKESFTTQLKEIMQKLIFKICSYENIYIAKNTAMLDMFKELYLNFIPKVVRHSFGEYYTPYWLAERTLLSATNGDKNLKKRSFIDPNCGSGTFLSVFFNHKYKDLKDKIDFKEYVKDIVGVDINPIAVLMARANVLISGLKKCNFNLNEKYEIPVYLADSLYVPNLIEIDKVPCFNYELYTTGLQRAFDINSIKITLPKELVLMPNFMDIINEVEKHIIRLDEKGALKVFENAYTPIKESKELNAKIKENIANLIKFEKEKLNSIWLKIFSNYFRVASYEKFDYIIGNPAWVQWSVLPENYRANIKQNMRIEGLFSNDRNVGGNNLNICALIANKCCERWLNDNGTFCFLMPKSILFNKSFEGFRNLKINGDEQLYFNEFIDFSNKNTGEIFEGVGIDFCAFKISKNPLKDKTVVPLLSYIKKNNNIYITHNDDWQKAKKSFEEHNNFAITLNTELNNNFLIVKHLSRAKYLQSLIGKCEYQFRKGVSVPYQMRVEFKGLRNKKIGIFHPYTKHGNKLKVDKNKTIELELKYIKPFITAPMLKNNGFHWENSYAICPYAINSKKPLSKDELKKLAPLIYHYLDSIDDELGGGSRFNKRVQSFNENYGILRMGSYVWGNQFVCIRDNTCLAPNHINTINTDWNRSIIPLFDNHISYISETTDNNGKTKYISFHEAQYILKKLKNKAVNEIIINSQDSRSISSRLPIKIEKY